Proteins from a genomic interval of Terriglobia bacterium:
- a CDS encoding NAD+ synthase — protein sequence MKIALGQINTTIGDFSGNGGKIIEFSRRAQAAGAGLAMFPELSICGYPPRDLVENPSFVKRNQEMLERIAEETRGMAVICGLVTPAHAASGKSVMNSAALVKDGRVGFVQSKMLLPTYDVFDEWRNFAPASKQELLPFCGRQVGLTICEDAWNDKSFWNRQLYGFDPVEALMRGGGNLLLNISASPFYAGKRELRQKMLAALAIKYGVPVAMVNQVGGNDSLVFDGSSVVIAPDGQVVAQAKSFEEDLIFFDTEKLAGDLHPQIEGLEGSVYAALVLGTRDYVRKCGFERVLVGLSGGIDSGLTAAIAADALGNQNVTGVGMPGPYSSSGSIEDARALAANLGIRFELIPITEIFDDYRKTMKPVFAGREEDVTEENIQARIRGALLMALSNKFGSMVLSTGNKSELAAGYCTLYGDMVGGLAVISDVPKTLVYRLAQYVNARKPVIPQATLEKPPSAELRPNQKDSDSLPPYDVLDAILEDYIEDYQSAEQIAEKRGFDLHLVRKAIRMVERSEYKRQQAAPGLKISEKAFGVGRRFPIAARWDY from the coding sequence GTGAAGATTGCGCTCGGGCAGATTAACACCACCATCGGCGACTTCAGCGGGAATGGCGGCAAGATCATTGAATTCTCGCGACGCGCGCAGGCGGCGGGCGCCGGCTTGGCCATGTTCCCCGAGCTTTCCATCTGCGGCTACCCGCCGCGCGACCTGGTGGAGAATCCTAGCTTCGTCAAACGCAATCAGGAGATGCTGGAGCGGATCGCCGAGGAGACGCGCGGCATGGCAGTGATCTGCGGGCTGGTGACGCCGGCGCACGCCGCCTCCGGCAAGTCGGTGATGAACTCGGCGGCGCTGGTCAAGGACGGCCGAGTGGGGTTCGTGCAGTCGAAGATGCTGCTGCCGACCTACGACGTCTTCGACGAATGGCGCAACTTCGCTCCGGCGAGCAAGCAGGAACTGTTGCCGTTCTGCGGGCGGCAGGTGGGGCTGACCATCTGCGAGGACGCGTGGAACGACAAAAGTTTCTGGAACCGGCAACTGTACGGCTTCGATCCGGTGGAGGCGCTGATGCGCGGCGGCGGCAACCTGCTGCTGAACATCTCGGCGTCGCCCTTCTACGCGGGCAAGCGCGAACTGCGGCAGAAGATGCTGGCGGCGCTGGCCATCAAGTACGGCGTGCCGGTGGCCATGGTCAACCAGGTGGGCGGCAATGACAGCCTGGTGTTTGACGGATCGAGCGTAGTGATCGCGCCCGACGGCCAGGTGGTGGCGCAGGCGAAGTCGTTTGAAGAAGACCTGATTTTTTTCGACACCGAAAAACTGGCCGGCGACTTGCACCCGCAGATCGAGGGACTGGAGGGCAGCGTGTACGCGGCGCTGGTGCTGGGCACACGCGATTACGTGCGCAAGTGCGGGTTTGAACGCGTGCTGGTGGGACTGAGCGGCGGGATTGACTCGGGACTGACGGCGGCGATTGCGGCCGATGCGCTGGGAAATCAGAACGTGACCGGTGTCGGCATGCCGGGGCCGTATTCCTCGAGCGGCAGCATTGAGGACGCGCGCGCGCTGGCGGCAAACCTGGGCATACGTTTCGAGCTGATCCCGATCACGGAAATCTTCGACGACTACCGGAAGACGATGAAACCGGTGTTCGCGGGCCGGGAAGAAGACGTGACGGAGGAAAACATCCAGGCGCGGATTCGCGGCGCGCTGCTGATGGCGCTCTCCAACAAGTTCGGCTCCATGGTGCTGAGCACGGGCAACAAGTCGGAACTGGCGGCGGGCTACTGCACGCTGTATGGCGACATGGTCGGGGGGCTGGCGGTGATTTCCGATGTGCCCAAGACCCTGGTGTACCGGCTGGCGCAGTACGTGAATGCCCGTAAGCCGGTGATCCCGCAGGCGACGCTGGAAAAACCGCCGTCGGCTGAGCTGCGGCCGAACCAAAAAGACAGCGACTCGCTGCCGCCCTACGACGTGCTGGACGCGATCCTGGAAGACTACATCGAGGACTACCAGAGCGCGGAGCAGATTGCCGAAAAGCGCGGCTTCGATCTCCACCTGGTGCGCAAGGCGATCCGCATGGTGGAACGTTCGGAGTACAAGCGGCAGCAGGCCGCGCCGGGGCTGAAGATTTCCGAGAAGGCGTTTGGTGTGGGGAGAAGATTTCCAATCGCCGCGCGGTGGGATTATTGA
- a CDS encoding amidase: MKSPNRRSFLKTTAIASAAAMLAPVISDTPAHAASPSAAAKPPAFELDEMTIADLQQGLSSGKFTVRSLTERYLARIQALDKDKHGPAVNAVIQINPDALQIADSLDKERRTHKPRGPLHGIPVLIKDNIGTADRMMTTAGSLALLGSIPSHDAFLVSRLRQAGAVILGKTNLSEWANIRSNRSTSGWSGRGGQTRNPYALDRNPCGSSSGSGVAVSANQCAVAVGTETSGSIICPSTTNGIVGIKPTVGLVSRSVIIPIAHSHDTAGPMARTVADAAALLSVLAGYDPQDSATAPLQDKPAVDYTRFLDPAALRGARIGVVRKNFGFSDAVDRLMEDCLAEMKRQGAVLIDPVEVGPATFGDSILEVFLTELKADLNAYLAALGPAAPVHSLKEIIEFNEKHRQQEMPYFGQDLFEKAETKGPLTNKDYLAALEKNRELSRTKGIDEAMDKHQLDALLGPSGGPAWTTDLLNGDRSRGGSSGLPAAAGYPHITVPAGFVFGLPVGISFFGRAWSEPVLIKLAYAFEQATHHRKPPHFAPTADLKV; encoded by the coding sequence ATGAAGTCTCCCAACCGCCGCTCATTCCTGAAAACCACCGCCATCGCAAGTGCCGCAGCCATGCTCGCGCCGGTCATATCGGACACTCCAGCGCACGCCGCTTCGCCATCCGCTGCGGCAAAACCTCCGGCCTTCGAATTGGACGAGATGACCATCGCCGATCTGCAGCAGGGCTTGTCGTCGGGCAAGTTCACCGTGCGCAGCCTCACCGAACGATACCTCGCGCGCATCCAGGCACTTGATAAAGATAAGCACGGCCCCGCCGTGAATGCGGTCATCCAGATCAATCCCGACGCCCTCCAGATCGCCGACTCCTTGGACAAGGAACGCCGCACCCATAAGCCGCGCGGCCCGCTGCACGGCATCCCGGTCCTGATCAAGGACAACATCGGCACCGCCGACCGCATGATGACCACCGCCGGCTCGCTCGCCCTGCTCGGCTCCATTCCGTCCCACGACGCCTTCCTGGTCAGCAGGCTGCGCCAGGCCGGCGCGGTCATTCTCGGCAAGACCAATCTCAGCGAGTGGGCCAACATTCGCTCCAATCGCTCCACCAGCGGATGGAGCGGACGCGGAGGCCAGACCCGCAATCCCTACGCCCTCGATCGCAATCCCTGCGGATCCAGTTCCGGCTCCGGCGTGGCCGTGTCCGCCAATCAGTGCGCCGTCGCCGTCGGCACGGAAACCTCCGGCTCCATCATCTGCCCATCCACCACCAACGGGATCGTCGGCATCAAGCCCACCGTCGGCCTGGTCAGCCGTTCGGTCATCATCCCGATCGCCCATTCCCACGACACCGCCGGCCCCATGGCGCGCACCGTCGCCGACGCCGCCGCGCTGCTTTCCGTGCTCGCCGGTTACGATCCCCAGGACAGCGCCACTGCTCCCCTGCAGGACAAGCCCGCGGTGGACTACACGCGCTTTCTCGATCCTGCCGCTCTGCGCGGCGCGCGTATTGGCGTCGTCCGCAAGAACTTCGGTTTCAGCGACGCCGTGGACCGCCTGATGGAAGACTGCCTGGCCGAGATGAAGCGCCAGGGCGCCGTGCTCATTGATCCCGTCGAAGTCGGCCCCGCTACCTTCGGTGACTCCATCCTGGAAGTCTTCCTCACCGAACTCAAAGCCGACCTCAACGCCTACCTCGCCGCCCTCGGTCCCGCCGCCCCCGTCCACTCGTTGAAGGAGATCATCGAGTTCAACGAAAAGCATCGCCAGCAGGAGATGCCTTACTTTGGTCAGGATCTGTTCGAGAAAGCGGAAACCAAGGGACCGCTCACTAACAAGGACTACCTCGCCGCGCTGGAGAAAAATCGCGAGCTGTCGCGCACCAAGGGCATCGATGAGGCCATGGACAAGCACCAACTCGACGCCCTCCTCGGACCCTCCGGCGGCCCCGCCTGGACCACCGATTTGCTCAACGGCGACCGCTCCCGCGGCGGCAGTTCCGGCCTGCCCGCCGCCGCCGGCTATCCGCACATCACCGTGCCCGCCGGCTTTGTGTTCGGCCTGCCGGTGGGAATTTCATTCTTTGGCCGGGCTTGGTCCGAGCCCGTCCTGATCAAGCTCGCCTACGCCTTCGAGCAGGCAACGCACCACCGCAAGCCGCCGCACTTCGCCCCCACCGCCGACCTGAAGGTCTGA
- a CDS encoding ribbon-helix-helix protein, CopG family, giving the protein MNNTEKTISFRADAGKIEALDSLAAAQDRPRSYLINEAISNYVELHAYQDALVRKGLDDMRKGRVLSHEQVAKRLKRTGRPRR; this is encoded by the coding sequence ATGAACAACACCGAAAAGACCATCAGCTTCCGTGCCGATGCCGGCAAAATCGAGGCACTCGATTCGCTTGCGGCCGCGCAGGACCGTCCGCGAAGCTATCTGATTAATGAGGCCATCTCCAATTACGTCGAGCTGCACGCGTATCAGGACGCGCTCGTGCGTAAGGGACTGGACGACATGCGGAAAGGCCGCGTGCTCAGCCATGAGCAGGTGGCAAAGCGGCTCAAGAGGACGGGACGCCCGCGCCGATGA
- a CDS encoding type II toxin-antitoxin system RelE/ParE family toxin, which produces MIEWTEQAVRQLDQAHDYIALSNSEPVAARIVIQIVTSIQDLAAFPTVGRPGRVPGTRELVISNTPFIAAYAIDKDRVVVLAIYHGAQQWPEAF; this is translated from the coding sequence ATGATCGAATGGACGGAACAGGCGGTTCGGCAACTGGACCAGGCACATGACTACATCGCGCTGTCCAACTCCGAGCCGGTTGCCGCCCGGATCGTGATCCAAATCGTCACTAGCATCCAAGATCTCGCCGCGTTTCCGACGGTAGGCCGGCCAGGCCGGGTACCCGGCACCCGTGAACTGGTCATTTCCAACACGCCCTTCATCGCAGCCTATGCCATTGACAAGGACCGCGTCGTAGTCCTCGCCATCTACCACGGCGCACAGCAATGGCCGGAAGCGTTTTGA